A single window of Populus nigra chromosome 17, ddPopNigr1.1, whole genome shotgun sequence DNA harbors:
- the LOC133676707 gene encoding sister chromatid cohesion protein PDS5 homolog A isoform X3 has translation MGEEKKLEEKLKEVGSKLETLPSTKDGVVKLLKQAATCLSEMDQSPPASVSESMQPFLDAIVKPELLKHQDRDVKLLVATCICEITRITAPEAPYSDDVLKDIFHLIVGTFSGLSDTGGPSFGRRVVILETLAKYRSCVVMLDLECNDLVNKMFSTFFTVASDDHQESVLSSMQTIMVVLIEESEDFREDLLLVILSVLGRNRSDISMSARKLAMKVIELCAGKLEAGIKQFLISLMSGDSRLANSKIDYHEVIYDVYRCAPQILSGVVPYLTGELLTDQLDTRLKAVGLVGDLFSLPGSAITEAFQPIFSEFLKRLSDRVVTIRMCVLECVKGCLLSNPFRAEAAQIISALCDRLLDYDENVRKQVVDVICDVACHALNSVPVETIKLVAERLRDKSQLVKRYTMERMAEIFRVYCVKSSDGSINPGEYDWIPGRILRCLYDKDFRSDTIESVLCGSLFQTEFAVKDRCKYWVRIFSVIDKVEVKALEKILEQKQRLQQEMQRYLLLRQSHQDRDTPEIQKKVLFCFRIMSRSFAEPAKAEENFHIVDQLKDANIWKILTNLLDPSTSFHQACTGRDDLLKILGEKHRLYDFLSSLSMKCSYLLFNKEHVKEILSDVNTHNSAGNMHFTRSCMDLLVILARFSPLLLGGSGEELINFLKDDNEIIKEGALHVLAKAGGTIREQLAESSSAIDLILERLCLEGSRRQAKYAVHALATITKDDGLKSLSVLYKRLVDMLEEKRHLPAVLQSLGCIAQAAMPVFETRENEIEKFIKNKILECSSKSEDNTKACWDDRSELCLLKIYGIKTLVNSYLPVKDVQLRRGIDSHLEILRNILLFGEISKDIESSSVDKAHLRLASAKAVLRLSKHWDHKISVDLLHLTLRTPEIAFPQARKLFLSKVHQYIKDRVLDPKYACAFLFNMTGSKPLDFEEEKQNLADIIQMLQQAKTRHVPVQSDANPLSVYPEYILPYLVHALAHQSCPNVDECKDIKAFEPIYRQLYLILSMLVHKDEGVKLEAGINKEKEKKEKENEKEKDNDKDKETNSLIVSIFQSIKCSEDVVDREKSKNSHAISELGLSIIKRLAPKEEDLQTLPSAVSLPPLLYKIYEYKECEDAVANEGKTWLAEESVLTHFDSLKFETNGTSFLSHQASSDIAGDEVLNDSEREANEVTLGKMIKQLKSQGNKGGKTKKNKSSAAKVKDAENDVDILKMVREINLDNMGLSNMFESSNGHKDLSGKIKSESEHQKVKKGNVSDMTPVPVPKRRRSSSAHNASRFPRSLLKDPSRASEDDSSPDLKGKKSKSKSAGPELLVSSIQKKKNVSSKLKGKSSELGDNGKENEVGESDEDSLMTDKVNTTNSPQSLTGSMKKRRRSVAGLAKCTTKKSGINIEEIMGYRIKVWWPMDKKFYEGTIKSYDPLKRKHVILYDDGDIEVLRLEKERWELVDNGPKRTKKSNSFKRTPSKDVSPAQKNRTSSSLSQNKKSVTIVKKKRTPSKNLKRVHKEPKNKVDSDVSSPEHTMASGGDKLKSDDSEGDHAERLSQGMMDVDESDKEVVSTSKGKHLEDTEERSNHSEESDGEVKSNYEAEVSEDMESIPEDDKKGDPREESHSEQKDVDESSEALGVEVNEDKSDSEGNRDVDVRKPSRKSKKLRKKSSNPVNEEDAEISDDETLSNWKHKVGKSASRRAR, from the exons ATGGGAGAGGAGAAGAAGCTCGAAGAGAAGTTAAAGGAGGTGGGATCCAAGCTGGAAACACTTCCTTCTACTAAAGATGGTGTTGTTAAACTTTTAAAG CAAGCTGCTACTTGTCTTTCTGAGATGGATCAGTCACCACCGGCTTCAGTGTCAGAGTCAATGCAGCCTTTTCTTGATGCAATTGTAAAGCCAGAATTGTTGAAGCATCAAGATAGGGATGTTAAGCTTCTAGTTGCAACCTGTATTTGTGAGATAACCCGGATCACTGCACCCGAAGCTCCTTACAGTGATGATGTTTTAAAG GATATATTCCACTTGATCGTAGGCACATTTAGTGGGTTAAGTGATACTGGTGGTCCATCATTTGGAAGGAGAGTTGTTATTTTGGAGACTCTTGCCAAGTATAGGTCTTGTGTTGTGATGCTGGATCTTGAATGTAATGATCTGGTGAATAAGATGTTCAGTACATTTTTTACTGTTGCCAG TGATGATCATCAAGAAAGTGTATTATCATCAATGCAAACAATAATGGTTGTTCTCATAGAAGAAAGTGAGGATTTCAGAGAGGATCTTCTACTTGTTATCTTATCTGTATTAGGTCGTAACAGAAGT GATATCTCTATGTCAGCAAGGAAACTTGCCATGAAAGTTATAGAGCTTTGTGCAGGAAAACTTGAAGCTGGCATAAAGCAGTTCCTCATATCATTAATGTCAGGAGATAGCAGGTTGGCAAATAGTAAAATCGACTACCATGAAGTTATATATGATGTTTACCGTTGTGCTCCTCAGATCCTATCAGGAGTCGTTCCATACCTCACAGGAGAGCTGCTG ACCGATCAGCTAGACACTCGTTTAAAAGCAGTGGGGTTGGTTGGGGATCTATTTTCTTTACCTGGCTCTGCCATCACAGAAGCATTTCAGCCAATCTTTTCagagtttttgaaaagattGAGTGATAGAGTAGTTACCATCCGGATGTGTGTCCTTGAATGTGTCAAAGGCTGTCTTTTGTCAAATCCTTTTCGAGCAGAGGCAGCTCAAATCATCT CTGCCCTTTGTGACCGACTGTTGGACTATGATGAGAATGTTCGAAAGCAGGTTGTTGATGTAATCTGTGATGTAGCATGCCATGCCTTGAATTCTGTCCCTGTCGAAACCATAAAGCTAGTTGCAGAACGTCTTCGAGACAAATCT CAACTTGTTAAAAGATATACTATGGAGAGAATGGCTGAGATATTCAGGGTTTATTGTGTAAAGTCTTCTGATGGCTCAATCAATCCTGGTGAATATGATTGGATTCCTGGAAggattttgagatgtttgtATGACAAAGATTTCAG ATCAGATACAATTGAATCTGTTCTTTGTGGCTCTCTGTTTCAGACTGAATTTGCAGTAAAAGATAGATGTAAATATTGGGTAAGAATCTTCTCTGTCATAGACAAAGTTGAGGTGAAAGCTCTTGAAAAAATACTGGAGCAGAAGCAAAG GTTACAGCAGGAGATGCAGAGGTATCTATTACTGAGGCAGTCGCATCAG GACAGAGATACTCCTGAGATCCAAAAAAAGGTTCTGTTCTGTTTTCGGATCATGTCTCGCTCCTTTGCAGAGCCTGCCAAGGCTGAGGAAAATTTTCATATAGTTGATCAATTGAAAGATGCCAATATCTGGAAGATTTTAACAAATCTACTCGATCCAAGCACGAGCTTCCATCAAGCTTGCACTGGTCGG GATGATTTACTTAAAATACTCGGCGAGAAACACCGACTCTATGATTTTTTGAGCAGTCTTTCGATGAAGTGTTCTTATTTACTTTTCAACAAGGAGCATGTGAAAGAAATTCTTTCGGACGTCAACACACATAACTCTGCTGGAAATATGCATTTTACTCGATCTTGTATGGATTTACTGGTG ATTCTTGCTCGCTTCAGTCCATTGCTGCTTGGTGGCTCAGGGGAAGAGCTAATAAATTTTCTGAAAGATGACAACGAAATAATAAAAGAAGGTGCTTTGCATGTTTTGGCAAAGGCTGGTGGTACAATCCGAGAACAACTTGCGGAGTCATCAAG TGCAATTGACCTTATATTGGAGAGGCTTTGCTTAGAAGGTAGTCGAAGACAGGCCAAGTATGCTGTGCATGCCCTAGCAACAATCACAAAGGATGATGGGCTCAAGTCCCTCTCTGTTTTATACAAG AGACTCGTTGACATGCTGGAGGAGAAGAGACATTTGCCTGCTGTACTACAATCTCTGGGATGCATAGCACAGGCTGCAATGCCGGTTTTTGAAACTagagaaaatgaaattgaaaaattcattAAGAACAAAATTCTAGAATGCAGTAGT AAATCAGAAGATAATACAAAAGCTTGCTGGGACGACAGAAGTGAACTTTGTTTGTTGAAG ATATATGGAATTAAGACATTGGTCAACAGCTACTTGCCGGTTAAAGATGTTCAACTTCGTCGTGGTATTGACAGCCATCTGGAAATCCTTAGAAACATACTTCTTTTTGGAGAAATATCGAAAGATATTGAATCAAG TTCAGTTGATAAGGCCCACTTGAGGCTTGCTTCTGCAAAGGCAGTTCTTCGTTTGTCGAAGCATTGGGATCATAAGATATCTGTTGATCTCTTGCATTTAACCTTGAGGACACCAGAG ATTGCTTTCCCACAAGCTAGGAAATTATTCCTGAGTAAAGTTCACCAATACATCAAGGACCGGGTTCTGGATCCAAAGTATGCTTGTGCCTTCTTATTTAATATGACAGGATCCAAACCCCTTGATTTTGAGGAG GAGAAGCAGAACCTTGCTGATATTATTCAGATGCTCCAACAAGCTAAAACTCGACACGTCCCTGTGCAAAGTGATGCAAATCCCTTGTCAGTTTATCCTGAATATATTCTCCCATATTTGGTCCATGCTCTTGCTCATCAATCATGTCCTAATGTAGATGAGTGCAAGGATATTAAAGCATTTGAACCAATATACCG GCAACTGTACTTGATCCTTTCCATGCTGGTGCATAAAGATGAAGGTGTCAAGTTGGAAGCTGGTATCAacaaggagaaggagaagaaggagaaagaaaatgagaaggaGAAGGACAATGACAAAGACAAAGAGACCAACTCTCTCATAGTTTCCATCTTTCAGAGTATAAAGTGCTCAGAAGATGTAGTTGATCGAGAGAAGTCAAAG AATTCACATGCTATCTCTGAACTTGGGCTGTCAATCATCAAGCGCTTAGCTCCTAAGGAGGAAGATTTACAAACCTTGCCTTCAGCAGTTTCTTTGCCTCCACTGCTGTAcaaaatatatgaatataaaGAATGCGAAGATGCTGTG GCAAATGAAGGGAAAACATGGTTGGCTGAAGAAAGTGTCTTGACCCACTTTGACTCGCTTAAGTTTGAAACTAATGGAACT TCCTTTTTGTCACATCAGGCTAGTTCAGATATTGCTGGGGATGAGGTTCTAAATGACAGTGAAAGAGAAGCTAATGAAGTGACTCTTGGGAAAATGATAAAGCAATTAAAATCTCAGGGAAATAAaggtggaaaaacaaaaaagaacaagTCTTCAGCAGCTAAAGTGAAAGATGCTGAAAATGATGTTGATATCTTGAAGATGGTCCGGGAGATAAATTTGGATAATATGGGGCTATCTAATATGTTTGAGTCAAGCAACGGGCACAAAGATCTAAGTGGGAAGATAAAGTCAGAATCAGAGCATCAAAAAGTGAAAAAAGGAAATGTTAGTGATATGACACCTGTGCCGGTACCTAAACGTCGAAGATCATCATCTGCTCATAATGCTTCTAGATTTCCCCGAAGTCTTTTAAAGGATCCTTCGAGAGCTTCAGAGGATGATTCAAGCCctgatttgaaaggaaaaaagtcCAAGTCCAAGAGCGCTGGACCTGAATTGTTGGTATCAAGcattcaaaagaagaaaaatgtctCATCCAAACTTAAAGGCAAAAGCTCTGAGTTGGGTGACAATGGCAAGGAAAATGAAGTTGGAGAATCTGACGAAGATAGCCTGATG ACTGATAAGGTCAATACAACTAATAGCCCCCAGTCTTTGACTGGTTCTATGAAGAAGCGGAGAAGAAGTGTAGCAGGGTTGGCCAAG TGCACAACGAAGAAAAGTGGCATTAATATCGAGGAGATTATGGGTTACAGAATAAAAGTTTGGTGGCCCATGGATAAGAA GTTTTATGAAGGCACCATCAAATCTTATGATCCTTTGAAAAGGAAACATGTG ATATTATATGATGATGGAGATATAGAAGTACTCCGTTTAGAAAAAGAGCGGTGGGAGCTCGTTGACAATGGGCCCAAGCGCACAAAG AAGTCAAATTCATTTAAGCGCACCCCTTCAAAGGATGT TTCACCTGCTCAGAAAAATAGAACATCCAGTAGTTTAAGTCAGAATAAGAAGTCAGTGACAAT tgttaaaaagaaaagaactccatCAAAAAACTTAAAGCGTGTGCATAAAGAGCCAAAGAACAAAGTTGATTCTGATGTATCAAGCCCTGAACATACCATGGCATCTGGAGGAGATAAGCTGAAATCAG ATGATTCTGAAGGGGATCATGCTGAAAGGTTGTCCCAGGGCATGATGGACGTCGATGAATCTGACAAGGAAGTGGTGTCAACTTCCAAAGGTAAACACTTGGAAGACACAGAGGAAAGATCAAATCATTCTGAGGAATCTGATGGAGAAGTGAAATCCAATTATGAAGCAGAAGTTTCTGAAGATATGGAAAGCATACCAGAAGATGATAAAAAAGGTGATCCCAGAGAGGAATCCCATTCAGAACAGAAAGACGTAGATGAATCAAGTGAAGCCTTGGGAGTGGAAGTCAATGAAGACAAATCAGATTCTGAAGGGAATCGAGATGTAGATGTCAGGAAACCTAGTAGAAAATCAAAGAAGCTCCGTAAGAAATCATCAAATCCTGTCAATGAAGAGGATGCTGAAATCTCTGACGATGAAACTCTT AGCAATTGGAAGCATAAAGTAGGGAAATCAGCATCAAGACGAGCAAGGTGA
- the LOC133676707 gene encoding sister chromatid cohesion protein PDS5 homolog A isoform X1 has product MGEEKKLEEKLKEVGSKLETLPSTKDGVVKLLKQAATCLSEMDQSPPASVSESMQPFLDAIVKPELLKHQDRDVKLLVATCICEITRITAPEAPYSDDVLKDIFHLIVGTFSGLSDTGGPSFGRRVVILETLAKYRSCVVMLDLECNDLVNKMFSTFFTVASDDHQESVLSSMQTIMVVLIEESEDFREDLLLVILSVLGRNRSDISMSARKLAMKVIELCAGKLEAGIKQFLISLMSGDSRLANSKIDYHEVIYDVYRCAPQILSGVVPYLTGELLTDQLDTRLKAVGLVGDLFSLPGSAITEAFQPIFSEFLKRLSDRVVTIRMCVLECVKGCLLSNPFRAEAAQIISALCDRLLDYDENVRKQVVDVICDVACHALNSVPVETIKLVAERLRDKSQLVKRYTMERMAEIFRVYCVKSSDGSINPGEYDWIPGRILRCLYDKDFRSDTIESVLCGSLFQTEFAVKDRCKYWVRIFSVIDKVEVKALEKILEQKQRLQQEMQRYLLLRQSHQDRDTPEIQKKVLFCFRIMSRSFAEPAKAEENFHIVDQLKDANIWKILTNLLDPSTSFHQACTGRDDLLKILGEKHRLYDFLSSLSMKCSYLLFNKEHVKEILSDVNTHNSAGNMHFTRSCMDLLVILARFSPLLLGGSGEELINFLKDDNEIIKEGALHVLAKAGGTIREQLAESSSAIDLILERLCLEGSRRQAKYAVHALATITKDDGLKSLSVLYKRLVDMLEEKRHLPAVLQSLGCIAQAAMPVFETRENEIEKFIKNKILECSSKSEDNTKACWDDRSELCLLKIYGIKTLVNSYLPVKDVQLRRGIDSHLEILRNILLFGEISKDIESSSVDKAHLRLASAKAVLRLSKHWDHKISVDLLHLTLRTPEIAFPQARKLFLSKVHQYIKDRVLDPKYACAFLFNMTGSKPLDFEEEKQNLADIIQMLQQAKTRHVPVQSDANPLSVYPEYILPYLVHALAHQSCPNVDECKDIKAFEPIYRQLYLILSMLVHKDEGVKLEAGINKEKEKKEKENEKEKDNDKDKETNSLIVSIFQSIKCSEDVVDREKSKNSHAISELGLSIIKRLAPKEEDLQTLPSAVSLPPLLYKIYEYKECEDAVANEGKTWLAEESVLTHFDSLKFETNGTSFLSHQASSDIAGDEVLNDSEREANEVTLGKMIKQLKSQGNKGGKTKKNKSSAAKVKDAENDVDILKMVREINLDNMGLSNMFESSNGHKDLSGKIKSESEHQKVKKGNVSDMTPVPVPKRRRSSSAHNASRFPRSLLKDPSRASEDDSSPDLKGKKSKSKSAGPELLVSSIQKKKNVSSKLKGKSSELGDNGKENEVGESDEDSLMPGVLMETDKVNTTNSPQSLTGSMKKRRRSVAGLAKCTTKKSGINIEEIMGYRIKVWWPMDKKFYEGTIKSYDPLKRKHVILYDDGDIEVLRLEKERWELVDNGPKRTKKSNSFKRTPSKDVSPAQKNRTSSSLSQNKKSVTIVKKKRTPSKNLKRVHKEPKNKVDSDVSSPEHTMASGGDKLKSDDSEGDHAERLSQGMMDVDESDKEVVSTSKGKHLEDTEERSNHSEESDGEVKSNYEAEVSEDMESIPEDDKKGDPREESHSEQKDVDESSEALGVEVNEDKSDSEGNRDVDVRKPSRKSKKLRKKSSNPVNEEDAEISDDETLSNWKHKVGKSASRRAR; this is encoded by the exons ATGGGAGAGGAGAAGAAGCTCGAAGAGAAGTTAAAGGAGGTGGGATCCAAGCTGGAAACACTTCCTTCTACTAAAGATGGTGTTGTTAAACTTTTAAAG CAAGCTGCTACTTGTCTTTCTGAGATGGATCAGTCACCACCGGCTTCAGTGTCAGAGTCAATGCAGCCTTTTCTTGATGCAATTGTAAAGCCAGAATTGTTGAAGCATCAAGATAGGGATGTTAAGCTTCTAGTTGCAACCTGTATTTGTGAGATAACCCGGATCACTGCACCCGAAGCTCCTTACAGTGATGATGTTTTAAAG GATATATTCCACTTGATCGTAGGCACATTTAGTGGGTTAAGTGATACTGGTGGTCCATCATTTGGAAGGAGAGTTGTTATTTTGGAGACTCTTGCCAAGTATAGGTCTTGTGTTGTGATGCTGGATCTTGAATGTAATGATCTGGTGAATAAGATGTTCAGTACATTTTTTACTGTTGCCAG TGATGATCATCAAGAAAGTGTATTATCATCAATGCAAACAATAATGGTTGTTCTCATAGAAGAAAGTGAGGATTTCAGAGAGGATCTTCTACTTGTTATCTTATCTGTATTAGGTCGTAACAGAAGT GATATCTCTATGTCAGCAAGGAAACTTGCCATGAAAGTTATAGAGCTTTGTGCAGGAAAACTTGAAGCTGGCATAAAGCAGTTCCTCATATCATTAATGTCAGGAGATAGCAGGTTGGCAAATAGTAAAATCGACTACCATGAAGTTATATATGATGTTTACCGTTGTGCTCCTCAGATCCTATCAGGAGTCGTTCCATACCTCACAGGAGAGCTGCTG ACCGATCAGCTAGACACTCGTTTAAAAGCAGTGGGGTTGGTTGGGGATCTATTTTCTTTACCTGGCTCTGCCATCACAGAAGCATTTCAGCCAATCTTTTCagagtttttgaaaagattGAGTGATAGAGTAGTTACCATCCGGATGTGTGTCCTTGAATGTGTCAAAGGCTGTCTTTTGTCAAATCCTTTTCGAGCAGAGGCAGCTCAAATCATCT CTGCCCTTTGTGACCGACTGTTGGACTATGATGAGAATGTTCGAAAGCAGGTTGTTGATGTAATCTGTGATGTAGCATGCCATGCCTTGAATTCTGTCCCTGTCGAAACCATAAAGCTAGTTGCAGAACGTCTTCGAGACAAATCT CAACTTGTTAAAAGATATACTATGGAGAGAATGGCTGAGATATTCAGGGTTTATTGTGTAAAGTCTTCTGATGGCTCAATCAATCCTGGTGAATATGATTGGATTCCTGGAAggattttgagatgtttgtATGACAAAGATTTCAG ATCAGATACAATTGAATCTGTTCTTTGTGGCTCTCTGTTTCAGACTGAATTTGCAGTAAAAGATAGATGTAAATATTGGGTAAGAATCTTCTCTGTCATAGACAAAGTTGAGGTGAAAGCTCTTGAAAAAATACTGGAGCAGAAGCAAAG GTTACAGCAGGAGATGCAGAGGTATCTATTACTGAGGCAGTCGCATCAG GACAGAGATACTCCTGAGATCCAAAAAAAGGTTCTGTTCTGTTTTCGGATCATGTCTCGCTCCTTTGCAGAGCCTGCCAAGGCTGAGGAAAATTTTCATATAGTTGATCAATTGAAAGATGCCAATATCTGGAAGATTTTAACAAATCTACTCGATCCAAGCACGAGCTTCCATCAAGCTTGCACTGGTCGG GATGATTTACTTAAAATACTCGGCGAGAAACACCGACTCTATGATTTTTTGAGCAGTCTTTCGATGAAGTGTTCTTATTTACTTTTCAACAAGGAGCATGTGAAAGAAATTCTTTCGGACGTCAACACACATAACTCTGCTGGAAATATGCATTTTACTCGATCTTGTATGGATTTACTGGTG ATTCTTGCTCGCTTCAGTCCATTGCTGCTTGGTGGCTCAGGGGAAGAGCTAATAAATTTTCTGAAAGATGACAACGAAATAATAAAAGAAGGTGCTTTGCATGTTTTGGCAAAGGCTGGTGGTACAATCCGAGAACAACTTGCGGAGTCATCAAG TGCAATTGACCTTATATTGGAGAGGCTTTGCTTAGAAGGTAGTCGAAGACAGGCCAAGTATGCTGTGCATGCCCTAGCAACAATCACAAAGGATGATGGGCTCAAGTCCCTCTCTGTTTTATACAAG AGACTCGTTGACATGCTGGAGGAGAAGAGACATTTGCCTGCTGTACTACAATCTCTGGGATGCATAGCACAGGCTGCAATGCCGGTTTTTGAAACTagagaaaatgaaattgaaaaattcattAAGAACAAAATTCTAGAATGCAGTAGT AAATCAGAAGATAATACAAAAGCTTGCTGGGACGACAGAAGTGAACTTTGTTTGTTGAAG ATATATGGAATTAAGACATTGGTCAACAGCTACTTGCCGGTTAAAGATGTTCAACTTCGTCGTGGTATTGACAGCCATCTGGAAATCCTTAGAAACATACTTCTTTTTGGAGAAATATCGAAAGATATTGAATCAAG TTCAGTTGATAAGGCCCACTTGAGGCTTGCTTCTGCAAAGGCAGTTCTTCGTTTGTCGAAGCATTGGGATCATAAGATATCTGTTGATCTCTTGCATTTAACCTTGAGGACACCAGAG ATTGCTTTCCCACAAGCTAGGAAATTATTCCTGAGTAAAGTTCACCAATACATCAAGGACCGGGTTCTGGATCCAAAGTATGCTTGTGCCTTCTTATTTAATATGACAGGATCCAAACCCCTTGATTTTGAGGAG GAGAAGCAGAACCTTGCTGATATTATTCAGATGCTCCAACAAGCTAAAACTCGACACGTCCCTGTGCAAAGTGATGCAAATCCCTTGTCAGTTTATCCTGAATATATTCTCCCATATTTGGTCCATGCTCTTGCTCATCAATCATGTCCTAATGTAGATGAGTGCAAGGATATTAAAGCATTTGAACCAATATACCG GCAACTGTACTTGATCCTTTCCATGCTGGTGCATAAAGATGAAGGTGTCAAGTTGGAAGCTGGTATCAacaaggagaaggagaagaaggagaaagaaaatgagaaggaGAAGGACAATGACAAAGACAAAGAGACCAACTCTCTCATAGTTTCCATCTTTCAGAGTATAAAGTGCTCAGAAGATGTAGTTGATCGAGAGAAGTCAAAG AATTCACATGCTATCTCTGAACTTGGGCTGTCAATCATCAAGCGCTTAGCTCCTAAGGAGGAAGATTTACAAACCTTGCCTTCAGCAGTTTCTTTGCCTCCACTGCTGTAcaaaatatatgaatataaaGAATGCGAAGATGCTGTG GCAAATGAAGGGAAAACATGGTTGGCTGAAGAAAGTGTCTTGACCCACTTTGACTCGCTTAAGTTTGAAACTAATGGAACT TCCTTTTTGTCACATCAGGCTAGTTCAGATATTGCTGGGGATGAGGTTCTAAATGACAGTGAAAGAGAAGCTAATGAAGTGACTCTTGGGAAAATGATAAAGCAATTAAAATCTCAGGGAAATAAaggtggaaaaacaaaaaagaacaagTCTTCAGCAGCTAAAGTGAAAGATGCTGAAAATGATGTTGATATCTTGAAGATGGTCCGGGAGATAAATTTGGATAATATGGGGCTATCTAATATGTTTGAGTCAAGCAACGGGCACAAAGATCTAAGTGGGAAGATAAAGTCAGAATCAGAGCATCAAAAAGTGAAAAAAGGAAATGTTAGTGATATGACACCTGTGCCGGTACCTAAACGTCGAAGATCATCATCTGCTCATAATGCTTCTAGATTTCCCCGAAGTCTTTTAAAGGATCCTTCGAGAGCTTCAGAGGATGATTCAAGCCctgatttgaaaggaaaaaagtcCAAGTCCAAGAGCGCTGGACCTGAATTGTTGGTATCAAGcattcaaaagaagaaaaatgtctCATCCAAACTTAAAGGCAAAAGCTCTGAGTTGGGTGACAATGGCAAGGAAAATGAAGTTGGAGAATCTGACGAAGATAGCCTGATG CCTGGTGTGCTAATGGAGACTGATAAGGTCAATACAACTAATAGCCCCCAGTCTTTGACTGGTTCTATGAAGAAGCGGAGAAGAAGTGTAGCAGGGTTGGCCAAG TGCACAACGAAGAAAAGTGGCATTAATATCGAGGAGATTATGGGTTACAGAATAAAAGTTTGGTGGCCCATGGATAAGAA GTTTTATGAAGGCACCATCAAATCTTATGATCCTTTGAAAAGGAAACATGTG ATATTATATGATGATGGAGATATAGAAGTACTCCGTTTAGAAAAAGAGCGGTGGGAGCTCGTTGACAATGGGCCCAAGCGCACAAAG AAGTCAAATTCATTTAAGCGCACCCCTTCAAAGGATGT TTCACCTGCTCAGAAAAATAGAACATCCAGTAGTTTAAGTCAGAATAAGAAGTCAGTGACAAT tgttaaaaagaaaagaactccatCAAAAAACTTAAAGCGTGTGCATAAAGAGCCAAAGAACAAAGTTGATTCTGATGTATCAAGCCCTGAACATACCATGGCATCTGGAGGAGATAAGCTGAAATCAG ATGATTCTGAAGGGGATCATGCTGAAAGGTTGTCCCAGGGCATGATGGACGTCGATGAATCTGACAAGGAAGTGGTGTCAACTTCCAAAGGTAAACACTTGGAAGACACAGAGGAAAGATCAAATCATTCTGAGGAATCTGATGGAGAAGTGAAATCCAATTATGAAGCAGAAGTTTCTGAAGATATGGAAAGCATACCAGAAGATGATAAAAAAGGTGATCCCAGAGAGGAATCCCATTCAGAACAGAAAGACGTAGATGAATCAAGTGAAGCCTTGGGAGTGGAAGTCAATGAAGACAAATCAGATTCTGAAGGGAATCGAGATGTAGATGTCAGGAAACCTAGTAGAAAATCAAAGAAGCTCCGTAAGAAATCATCAAATCCTGTCAATGAAGAGGATGCTGAAATCTCTGACGATGAAACTCTT AGCAATTGGAAGCATAAAGTAGGGAAATCAGCATCAAGACGAGCAAGGTGA